A window of the Hordeum vulgare subsp. vulgare chromosome 5H, MorexV3_pseudomolecules_assembly, whole genome shotgun sequence genome harbors these coding sequences:
- the LOC123398807 gene encoding non-specific lipid-transfer protein 1, with protein MARAQVLLMAVALVLMLTAAPRAAVALNCGQVDSKMKPCLTYVQGGPGPSGECCNGVRDLHNQAQSSGDRQTVCNCLKGIARGIHNLNLNNAASIPSKCNVNVPYTISPDIDCSRIY; from the exons ATGGCCCGCGCTCAGGTACTGCTCATGGCCGTCGCCTTGGTGCTGATGCTCACGGCGGCCCCGCGCGCTGCCGTGGCCCTCAACTGCGGCCAGGTTGACAGCAAGATGAAACCTTGCCTGACCTACGTTCAGGGCGGCCCCGGCCCGTCCGGCGAATGCTGTAACGGCGTCAGGGATCTCCATAACCAGGCGCAATCCTCGGGCGACCGCCAAACCGTTTGCAACTGCCTGAAGGGGATCGCTCGCGGCATCCACAATCTCAACCTCAACAACGCCGCCAGCATCCCCTCCAAGTGCAATGTCAACGTCCCATACACCATCAGCCCCGACATCGACTGCTCCAG GATTTACTGA